A genomic segment from Salmo trutta chromosome 38, fSalTru1.1, whole genome shotgun sequence encodes:
- the LOC115178111 gene encoding gastrula zinc finger protein XlCGF26.1-like, whose product INTSKYRERPDSHSDGRKSPSEEGQKTGEKTSQCSQCGKSFTRLGNLKRHERIHTGEKPFQCSQCGKSFTRLGNLKEHKIIHTVEKPFQCSQCEKGFRWLGNLKKHERTHTAEKPFQCSQCGNGFTQLGSLKEHERLHTGEKPFQCSQCGNSFALLGSLKKHERTHTGEKPFQCTQCGKGFTRLGNLKDHERVHTGEKPFQCSQCGNNFTRLRSLNEHKLVHTGEKRFQCSQCGKGFTLLGSLKKHERTHTGEKPFQCSHCGKIFTQLKSLKVHERAHTGETSYHCSLCGKNFTKLGNLKKHKQLHTGAKPFQCSQCGKGFTLLGNLKDHKRVHTGEKRFQCSQCGIGFTLLGNLKKHEKIHTGEKSFQCSQCGNSFKSLGSLKEHEMIHTWETAYHCSLCGKNFTKLGNLKKHTEFHTGKKPFQCSQCGKGFTRLGNLKDHKRTHTREKPFQCSQCGKGFTLLQNLKRHERTHTVLTMTPGVGTSSENRTGNRVRTKK is encoded by the exons attaacaccagtaaataca gagagagaccagactctcactctgacgGCAGGAAGAGTCCTTCAGAGGAAGGACagaagacaggagagaagacTTCACAATGTtcccaatgtgggaagagttttacacggttagggaacctgaaaaggcatgagagaatacacacaggagagaaacctttccaatgctcccaatgtggaaagagtttcacaCGGTTAGGGAACTTGAAAGAACATAAAATAATACACACAGTAGAgaaacctttccaatgctcccagtgtgaaaAGGGCTTTAGGtggttagggaacctgaaaaagcatgagagaacacacacagcagagaaaccgttccaatgctcccagtgtgggaaTGGTTTTACACAGTTAGGGAGCTTGAAGGAGCATGAAAGgttacacacaggggagaagcctttccaatgttcccagtgtggaaatagTTTTGCCctgttagggagcctgaaaaagcatgagagaacacacacaggagagaagccgttCCAATGCACCCAGTGTGGGAAGGGTTTTACACGGTTAGGGAATCTGAAGGACCATGaaagagtacacacaggagagaaacctttccaatgctcccagtgtggaaataaTTTTACACGGTTACGGAGCCTGAACGAACATAAAttagtacacacaggagagaaacgtttccaatgttcccagtgtggaaagggttttaccctGTTAGGAAGCCTGAAAaagcatgagagaacacacacaggagaaaagccgttccaatgctcccactgtggaaagattTTTACACAGTTAAAGAGCTTGAAGGTGCATGAAAGGGCACACACAGGGGAGACATCTTACCATTGCTCTCtgtgtggaaagaattttaccaagttagggaacctaaaaaaACATAAACAATTACACACCGGAGCgaaacctttccaatgctcccagtgtgggaagGGTTTTACACTGTTAGGGAACCTGAAGGATCATAaaagagtacacacaggagagaaacgtttccaatgctcccagtgtggaataGGTTTTACCCtgttagggaacctgaaaaagcatgagaaaatacacacaggagagaagtctttccaatgttcccagtgtggaaatagTTTTAAAAGTTTAGGGAGCTTGAAGGAGCATGAAATGATACACACATGGGAGACAGCTTACCATTGCTCTCtgtgtggaaagaattttaccaagttagggaacctaaaaaaACATACAGAATTTCACACAGGAaagaagcctttccaatgctcccagtgtggaaagggttttacacgGTTAGGGAATCTGAAGGACCATaaaagaacacacacaagagagaaacctttccaatgctcccaatgtggaaagggttttaccctGTTACagaacctgaaaaggcatgagagaaccCACACAGTTTTAACAATGACCCCAGGAGTTGGAACCAGTTCAGAAAACAGAACAGGAAACCGCGTAAGAACAAAAAAATGA